One region of Xyrauchen texanus isolate HMW12.3.18 chromosome 11, RBS_HiC_50CHRs, whole genome shotgun sequence genomic DNA includes:
- the LOC127651156 gene encoding GTPase IMAP family member 8-like — MRILLLGKSGVGKSGIGNVILGRNAFEEASTTESEIQNGRVHDRSISVIDTPGFLNSDLTEEELHDEMMKSLSLSHPGPHVFLLVIRLGNFTEDETNTVKWIQENFGAQTFKFTLVLFVGREQMTNREWMVFTLSKKCQELVSQCRGKFHELNSESEINPSQITALLEKIEKLIKQNNDQHYTIEMFQKAQMKIRKETGQKVQEHSWKVIEKQKSLETVQWEHEEMASRQQLDQTVMLDLRIVMVGKTGVGKSATGNTILGEKLFVEDLSSESVTKECQKHQQTVEGRTISITDTPGLFDTSISNEELKDEIQKCVEMSVPGPHAFLLVTRLDVRFTEEEKNTVKWIQKNFSQEAMNYTIVLFTRGDQLKTSIEEHLNKNDQLKELVHQCKGGYHVFNNTDENPAQVTELIEKINRMVKENGGRHYTNDMYKETQIKIWQEEEKKKQEEEKMIRKAEKKRLVQRVKNVALGAGTGVGVAGAAAGGVALVAATGGLALPAVLILGGAAVGVGSGAKLISNKVKAKKERKNSANNA; from the exons ATGAGGATTTTATTGCTAGGAAAGAGTGGAGTTGGAAAAAGCGGCATAGGCAATGTGATACTGGGCAGGAATGCATTTGAAGAAGCAAGTACTACAGAGAGTGAGATACAGAATGGAAGAGTACACGACAGATCCATATCAGTTATTGACACTCCGGGATTTCTTAACTCTGACCTGACTGAAGAAGAGCTGCATGATGAAATGATGAAGAGTCTTTCTCTATCTCATCCTGGTCCTCATGTGTTCCTGCTGGTGATCAGACTGGGCAATTTCACAGAGGACGAGACAAATACAGTGAAATGGATCCAGGAGAACTTTGGAGCACAAACTTTTAAGTTCACCCTGGTTCTGTTTGTTGGTAGAGAACAAATGACAAATAGAGAATGGATGGTTTTTACACTCAGTAAAAAATGTCAGGAACTCGTCAGCCAATGCAGAGGTAAATTTCACGAGTTAAACAGTGAAAGTGAAATTAATCCATCTCAGATTACAGCCCTTCTAGAGAAGATTGAGAAACTCATCAAACAGAACAATGACCAGCATTACACCATTGAGATGTTTCAAAAGGCTCAAATGAAGATCAGGAAAGAAACAGGACAAAAAGTACAAGAACACTCCTGGAAAGTGATTGAAAAACAGAAATCATTGGAAACAGTACAATGGGAACATGAGGAGATGGCATCAAGACAGCAATTGGACCAAACAG TCATGTTAGATCTCAGGATTGTGATGGTGGGGAAGACTGGAGTTGGAAAGAGTGCAACAGGAAACACCATCCTGGGAGAAAAGCTGTTTGTAGAAGATTTATCTTCTGAATCTGTGACTAAAGAATGCCAAAAACATCAACAGACAGTAGAGGGCAGAACCATCTCAATAACAGACACTCCAGGACTGTTTGATACATCGATCAGTAATGAAGAACTGAAGGATGAAATACAGAAGTGTGTAGAAATGTCTGTTCCTGGTCCTCATGCGTTCCTGCTGGTGACCAGACTAGATGTGAGATTCACAGAAGAAGAGAAGAACACAGTGAAATGGATTCAGAAGAACTTTTCACAAGAGGCTATGAATTACACTATAGTTCTGTTCACTCGAGGTGATCAGTTAAAAACATCAATTGAGGAGCATTTGAATAAAAACGATCAGCTGAAAGAGCTTGTGCATCAGTGTAAAGGCGGATATCATGTTTTTAATAACACAGATGAAAATCCAGCACAGGTGACTGAACTGATAGAGAAGATCAACAGAATGGTGAAGGAGAATGGAGGCAGACATTACACAAATGACATGTACAAGGAGACTCAGATAAAAATCTGGCaagaagaagagaaaaagaaGCAGGAAGAGGAAAAAATGATTCGAAAAGCTGAGAAAAAAAGGCTAGTCCAAAGGGTAAAAAATGTGGCCTTAGGAGCAGGAACAGGAGTTGGTGTAGCAGGAGCAGCTGCCGGAGGTGTAGCACTAGTTGCTGCAACAGGTGGATTGGCATTACCTGCGGTTTTAATATTAGGAGGTGCTGCTGTTGGAGTGGGATCGGGTgccaaacttatttcaaacaaAGTGAAAGCTAAGAAGGAGAGGAAGAATTCAGCAAACAATGCATAA
- the LOC127651150 gene encoding uncharacterized protein LOC127651150 — protein sequence MASAYKEPDGPPGVQVLRIMLLGVSGVGKSSTGNAILGREAFKESGTLVSELQGGRVEDRNISVIDTPGFNNTELTDEELQNEMMKSLSLSHPGPHVFLLIVRLDRFTEDVRKIVRNIQENFGEEYLMFTMVLFIGREKMSRREFKKFIENEKTKELLNYFKGRYHVINSKNECATNHIIKLLQNIDEMVWNNGGGHYNSEIYLKTQNELREDRKRKEQEELRKRHIPIGETQEDVKEKQYDIPINSSELRIVLLGVSGVGKSATGNAILGRDVFKESSTLESELQGGRVEDRNISVIDTPGFNNTKLTDEELQNEMMMSLCLSHPGPHVFLLIIRLDRTTEDVRKIVQTLQENFGAQASRFTVVLFTQSQEMSNRVCNEFRLDRETSELLNYCAAKCDLLFHKNKRDRSQISSLLKNIDEVVKKNRREHYTIEIFMKIRREEEKRQEEDRTKCQKEKERREQKAINLERDITWQEKEEKNKAQDWRQEEEWNGFQRRGEQFEKDRVYQPERRSQHTEGCQIEKELEGLTLEREKIMKHDLRIVLLGKTGTGKSATGNTILGREVFTSVNSAVSHTKFCEIFSVEQAGRTISIIDTPGVFDTSMSEDQVKHEIVKCVCMSAPGPHAFLLVVRADGRFTDEEKNTVKWIQKNFGKNALNYTIILFTHAERLGDGNISVYFRESEFLQSLVNSCGGCHSLSNVDKDNQDQVTELLMKIDKMVEKNGGTHYTNEMYEEAQKIMKWKNFKEKATNVGKFALIALGGAVGGGAAVAAVGGTAVGTAAAANVATTLLQSGVSKAAMKMISEAALSLLRKKLDEMTK from the exons AGCCTGATGGACCTCCTGGTGTACAGGTGTTGAGGATTATGCTGCTGGGAGTCTCTGGTGTTGGAAAGAGTTCAACAGGAAATGCAATACTGGGCAGAGAGGCGTTTAAAGAGAGCGGCACGCTAGTGAGTGAACTACAGGGAGGACGAGTAGAAGACAGAAACATCTCAGTGATCGACACTCCAGGATTCAACAACACTGAACTGACTGATGAAGAGCTGCAGAATGAAATGATGaagagtctttctctctctcatcctgGTCCTCATGTCTTCCTGCTCATCGTCAGACTGGACAGATTCACTGAGGATGTCAGGAAGATTGTACGAAACATTCAGGAGAACTTTGGAGAAGAATATTTGATGTTCACCATGGTGCTGTTTATTGGACGGGAAAAAATGTCCAGAAGAGAGTTTAAGAAATTTATTgagaatgaaaaaacaaaagagttGCTGAACTATTTTAAAGGAAGATATCATGTGATAAACAGCAAAAATGAATGCGCTACAAATCATATCATAAAGCTGTTGCAGAATATTGATGAAATGGTGTGGAACAATGGAGGAGGACATTACAACAGTGAGATCTACCTGAAGACTCAGAATGAACTCAGAGAGGATAGAAAGAGAAAGGAACAAGAGGAGTTGAGGAAAAGACACATCCCGATTGGGGAAACACAAGAGGATGTGAAGGAAAAAC AATATGACATTCCAATTAATTCATCTGAGCTGAGGATTGTGCTCCTGGGAGTCTCTGGTGTTGGAAAGAGTGCAACAGGAAATGCAATACTGGGCAGAGATGTGTTTAAAGAAAGCAGCACACTAGAGAGTGAACTACAGGGAGGACGAGTAGAAGACAGAAACATCTCAGTGATCGACACTCCAGGATTCAACAACACTAAACTGACTGATGAAGAGCTGCAGAATGAAATGATGATGAGTCTTTGTCTCTCTCATCCTGGTCCTCATGTCTTCCTGCTCATCATCAGACTGGACAGAACCACAGAGGATGTCAGGAAGATTGTACAAACCCTTCAGGAAAACTTTGGAGCACAAGCTTCCAGATTCACAGTGGTTTTGTTTACTCAAAGTCAGGAAATGTCCAATAGAGTATGTAATGAATTTAGGCTAGATAGAGAAACCAGTGAACTTCTAAACTACTGTGCAGCaaaatgtgatttgttatttcATAAAAACAAGCGAGATAGGAGCCAGATCTCAAGCCTTTTGAAGAACATAGATGAAGTAGTGAAGAAGAACAGAAGAGAACATTACACTATAGAGATATTCATGAAGATCAGAAGAGAGGAGGAGAAGAGACAAGAGGAGGATAGGACGAAATgtcaaaaagagaaagaaagaagagagcaGAAGGCAATAAACCTAGAGAGGGACATAACATGGcaagaaaaagaagagaagaaCAAAGCACAGGACTGGAGGCAAGAGGAAGAGTGGAATGGATTTCAAAGAAGAGGAGAGCAGTTTGAGAAAGACAGAGTGTACCAACCAGAAAGAAGATCTCAACACACTGAGGGATGTCAAATAGAAAAAGAATTAGAAGGATTGACTTTGGAGAGGGAAAAAATTATGAAACATG ATCTGAGGATTGTGCTGCTGGGTAAGACAGGAACAGGAAAGAGTGCAACAGGAAACACCATACTGGGCAGAGAAGTGTTTACCTCTGTTAATTCAGCGGTGTCCCACACTAAGTTCTGTGAAATATTCAGTGTTGAGCAAGCTGGTAGGACCATCTCAATCATCGACACTCCAGGGGTTTTTGATACGTCAATGTCTGAAGATCAGGTAAAGCATGAAATAGTGAAGTGTGTCTGCATGTCTGCTCCTGGTCCTCATGCGTTCCTGCTGGTGGTCAGAGCGGATGGGAGATTCACAGATGAAGAGAAGAACACAGTGAAATGGATTCAGAAGAACTTTGGAAAAAACGCTTTAAACTACACCATAATTCTGTTCACTCATGCCGAGCGACTGGGGGATGGAAATATATCCGTGTATTTTAGAGAAAGTGAATTTCTCCAGTCACTGGTTAACAGCTGTGGCGGATGTCACTCACTCAGCAATGTGGACAAAGATAATCAAGATCAGGTCACAGAACTGCTGATGAAAATTGACAAAATGGTGGAGAAAAATGGAGGAACGCACTACACCAATGAGATGTATGAAGAAGCCCAGAAAATTATGAAATGgaagaatttcaaagaaaaagcAACAAATGTTGGTAAATTTGCACTAATAGCATTAGGAGGAGCAGTGGGAGGAGGTGCAGCCGTTGCAGCAGTAGGAGGAACAGCTGTaggcacagcagcagcagcaaatgTAGCAACTACCTTGTTACAATCAGGCGTAAGCAAAGCAGCAATGAAAATGATAAGTGAAGCAGCATTATCATTATTAAGAAAAAAGCTAGATGAGATGACTAAATAG